Proteins encoded together in one Cicer arietinum cultivar CDC Frontier isolate Library 1 chromosome 4, Cicar.CDCFrontier_v2.0, whole genome shotgun sequence window:
- the LOC101513344 gene encoding protein SRG1-like, with amino-acid sequence MEPKTTEELGSCLVFPCVKELVAKNGELNSVPERYVSRNIDPFVLSNIDSLQHLPVIDLSKLLYEEVKGSELEKLDIACKEWGFFQLINHGVSMTLVEDMKKGAEELFNLSMEEKSKLWQKAGDMEGFGTMADVSQDEPSNWVHLFYIFTLPSHLRNSHLFPNLPLPFRENLEAYCIKIRELGIKVLVHIGKALGIEPNEIKDSLGEGGQSIRINYYPPCPQPESVLGLKAHTDASALTILVQNNEVEGLQIQKHGMWITIKPLPNAFILSLGDVMEVMTNGIY; translated from the exons ATGGAACCAAAAACAACAGAGGAATTAGGATCCTGTCTTGTTTTTCCTTGTGTGAAAGAATTAGTAGCAAAGAATGGAGAACTAAACAGTGTTCCAGAGAGATATGTTAGTAGGAATattgacccttttgttttatctAATATAGATTCTTTGCAACACCTCCCAGTCATTGACCTTAGCAAATTGTTGTATGAAGAAGTGAAGGGTTCTGAATTGGAGAAGCTAGACATTGCATGCAAAGAATGGGGTTTTTTTCAG CTAATTAATCATGGAGTTAGCATGACATTGGTGGAAGACATGAAGAAAGGTGCTGAAGAACTCTTCAATCTTTCAATGGAAGAAAAGAGTAAGCTTTGGCAGAAAGCAGGAGATATGGAGGGGTTTGGTACAATGGCTGATGTGTCTCAAGATGAGCCATCAAATTGGGTTCATTTGTTCTACATTTTCACACTTCCTTCCCACTTAAGAAACTCTCACTTATTCCCTAATTTACCCCTGCCATTcag GGAAAATTTAGAGGCTTATTGTATAAAGATTAGAGAGCTTGGCATCAAAGTTTTGGTTCACATAGGAAAAGCTCTTGGCATAGAACCAAATGAAATTAAAGATTCATTAGGAGAAGGAGGGCAATCAATTAGGATAAATTACTATCCTCCTTGTCCTCAACCAGAAAGTGTCCTTGGCCTCAAGGCTCATACTGATGCTTCTGCCCTCACCATCCTTGTCCAAAACAATGAAGTGGAAGGCCTTCAAATACAAAAACATGGAATGTGGATTACTATTAAGCCACTCCCAAATGCTTTCATTCTTAGTCTTGGAGATGTTATGGAG GTAATGACAAATGGTATATATTAG